DNA sequence from the Pseudomonas tritici genome:
CTGAACAATCGCGCCAGTTCCGGGCGCATCCCTGCGGTGCAGGCGGCGCTGTGCCAGAACGTGGTGGTTGCAGCGTGCCTGTTGCCCGTGGCAGCACCTGGGCTGGCGGACGTGCGGGCGATTGACTGGCTGTGGATCGGCTTGCTCGGCGTGTTCTGCACGGGCCTGGCCCACAGCTTGTTTGTCGCCAGCCTCGCGGTGATCAAGGCGCGCACGGCTTCGGTGGTGTTTGCCATGGAGCCGGTCTACGGCATCACCGCAGCCTGGCTGCTATTTGCCGAAACCCCGACGCTGCGCATGCTGCTCGGCGGTGTGCTGATCATCGTCGCGATCGTGTTGTCGGGCTTGATGGGCGGCGCCAGCCAGGCCAAACAGCCTGCGGCAACGGCCTGATCTCTAAAACTTACTGCGTGCGGTCGTTGTGCCCCAGGTCACGTTGCGGGTCGATCTGGTCGCGCACGCGCTGCTTGAGCACCTTGGCTTCAGGGAAGCCGCCGTCGGCCTTACGCTCCCAGATCTGCACGCCATCGCAGGTGATGCGAAACGCGCCGCCGGTGGCGGGCGCCAGTGACACTTTGCCCAGGTCATCGGCAAACGTGCTCAACAATTCCTGCGCCAGCCAGGCGGCGCGCAGTAGCCACTGGCACTGGGTGCAATAGGTGATAACGATCTCGGGTTTGATCGAAGACATAATTTGAGAAGCTCCAGGCGTAACGGGCTTGGCGGATCGAGTGGCTATAATACCGGCCTTTATCGTCCAGCCTTGAGATTCATGATGCGCCGCCTGCTGTCCTGCCTGTTTCTGTGCTTGCTTCCCCTTGTTGCCGATGCCGTTGAAACGCCACGCCCGAAAATCGGCCTGGTGCTGTCCGGTGGCGCCGCCCGTGGGCTGGCGCATATCGGCGTACTCAAGGCGCTAGAGGAGCAAGGCATTCAGATCGATGCGATTGCCGGCACCAGCATGGGCGCGGTGATCGGTGGGTTGTACGCGTCAGGCTATAAGATTGATGAGCTGGAAAAACTGGCGCTGAGTATCGACTGGCAACAGGCGCTGTCTGACGCACCGCCTCGGGAAGACGTACCGTTCCGGCGCAAGCAGGATGACCGGGATTTCCTGGTCAAACAGAAACTCAGCTTCCGCGATGACGGCAGCCTCGGCTTGCCACTGGGCGTGATCCAGGGCCAGAACCTGGCACTGCTGCTGGAAAGCATGTTCGCCCACAGCAGCAACACGCGTAACTTCGACAAGCTGCCAATCCCCTTCAGAGCCGTTGCCACCGATATCACCACGGGCGAAAAGGTGGTGTTCAGCAAGGGCCACTTGCCCCAGGTGATCCGCGCCAGCATGTCGATCCCGGCCGTGTTCGCGCCAGTGGAGTTGGACGGAAGACTGCTGGTGGACGGCGGCATGACCGACAACATCCCGCTGGATGTGGCACGGGAAATGGGCGTGGATATCGCCATTGTCGTGGACATCGGCACCCCGCTGCGCTCGCGCAAGCAACTGGCCACGGTGGTGGACGTGCTTAACCAATCCATCACCCTGATGACCCGGCGCAACTCCGAAGAGCAACTCAAGGACCTGCACCCCAAGGACGTGCTGATCCAGCCGCCGCTCGCTGCCTATGGCGTGACCGACTTTGGCCGCGCCAAGGACATGATCGACGCCGGCTACCGCGCTACCCGCGCCCTCGATGCCCGCCTCGCCCATCTGCGCCCCGCCGAGCCAATCGACCCGCAATTAATGGCGGCCCGTACCCCAGGAGAACGCACGCCGACAATCACCGCCATCAGCGTGGAAAACGACTCGAAAGTCAGCGATGACGTGATCCGCTACTACATCCGCCAGAACCTGGGCGAGCCGCTGGACCTGGGCCGCCTGCAAACGGACATGGGCACCCTGTATGGCCTGGATTACTTCGAGCAAGTGCAATACCGCGTCATCAAGAAAGGCAAGGAAAACACCTTGGTGATCAGCGCGCGCGGCAAGCGCAGCGGCACCGATTACCTGCGCCTGGGCCTGAACCTGTCGGATGACATGCGCGGCGATAGCGCCTTCAACCTTGGCGCGAGCTACCGCGTGAACGGTATCAACCGCCTCGGCGCCGAATGGCTGACACGGGTGCAGATCGGTGATCGACAAGAGCTGTACAGCGAGTTCTACCAGCCGATGGACACTGGCTCGCGTTACTTTGTCGCCCCTTATATCAGCGCCCAGGCGCAGAACGTCGAACTGATCCTGGACAACGACCCCATCTCCGAATACCGCCTGGAACGCTACGGTTTCGGCTTGAACGTAGGGCGCCAGATTGGCAACAGTGGCGAGATCCGCTTCGGCGTCGGTGAAGCCTGGGGCAAGGCGGACGTGCGCATCGGCGACCGCGACCTGCCCAGCGTGAGTTTCAGCGAGGGCTTCTATGAGCTGAAGTACTCCTTCGACACCCTGGACAATGTGTACTTCCCCCACACCGGCGAAGACATCGGCCTGGCCTACCGCGAATTCGAACCGGGGCTGGGCTCAGACCAGCGCTACCGCCAATGGGAGTTCAAGCTGGACAAGGCCATGAGCCACGGCCCGGACACACTTGTGCTGGGGGGGCGCTATGGGCGCACGCTGGATGATTCGGATGTGGTGATTTCCAGCTTCCTGCTGGGGGGCGCGCGGCAGTTGTCGGGCTTCCGCCAGGATGCGATCTCGGGCCAGAACATCAGCTTGATGCGGGCGGTGTACTACCGCCGGCTGACGCCACGCTCGTACCTGCCGCTGGATTTCCCGTTGTACCTGGGGGCGTCACTGGAGCGCGGCCGGGCGTGGAACAACGACAATGAGTTCGACAGCGGCTATATCAACGCGGCGAGTATTTTCCTGGGCTTTGATACACCGTTGGGGCCGCTGAACTTCAGCTATGGGTTCAACGATGACAATCAGAAGGCGGTGTATCTGAACCTGGGGCAGACGTTCTAGGGCTGCCACAGCACGAATGTGTGTGCTTGTTGTGGCGAGGGAGCTTGCTCCCGCTGGGGCGCGAAGCGGCCCTAAAAAGATTAACTCGTTTTTTCAGATAGACCGGGGTCTGCCATGGGGTTGCTGCGCAGCCCAGCGGGAGCAAGCTCTTTCGCCACAACAAGCCCCATTATCAATCCGCCGTATCAGGACTTTTCCAGGTTCGCCAGGATGTGCCCGTGCACGCGCATGCACACACTCAAATCGGCTTCATCCACCCCCACAAACAACTCATGACGC
Encoded proteins:
- a CDS encoding patatin-like phospholipase family protein is translated as MRRLLSCLFLCLLPLVADAVETPRPKIGLVLSGGAARGLAHIGVLKALEEQGIQIDAIAGTSMGAVIGGLYASGYKIDELEKLALSIDWQQALSDAPPREDVPFRRKQDDRDFLVKQKLSFRDDGSLGLPLGVIQGQNLALLLESMFAHSSNTRNFDKLPIPFRAVATDITTGEKVVFSKGHLPQVIRASMSIPAVFAPVELDGRLLVDGGMTDNIPLDVAREMGVDIAIVVDIGTPLRSRKQLATVVDVLNQSITLMTRRNSEEQLKDLHPKDVLIQPPLAAYGVTDFGRAKDMIDAGYRATRALDARLAHLRPAEPIDPQLMAARTPGERTPTITAISVENDSKVSDDVIRYYIRQNLGEPLDLGRLQTDMGTLYGLDYFEQVQYRVIKKGKENTLVISARGKRSGTDYLRLGLNLSDDMRGDSAFNLGASYRVNGINRLGAEWLTRVQIGDRQELYSEFYQPMDTGSRYFVAPYISAQAQNVELILDNDPISEYRLERYGFGLNVGRQIGNSGEIRFGVGEAWGKADVRIGDRDLPSVSFSEGFYELKYSFDTLDNVYFPHTGEDIGLAYREFEPGLGSDQRYRQWEFKLDKAMSHGPDTLVLGGRYGRTLDDSDVVISSFLLGGARQLSGFRQDAISGQNISLMRAVYYRRLTPRSYLPLDFPLYLGASLERGRAWNNDNEFDSGYINAASIFLGFDTPLGPLNFSYGFNDDNQKAVYLNLGQTF
- a CDS encoding SelT/SelW/SelH family protein, with amino-acid sequence MSSIKPEIVITYCTQCQWLLRAAWLAQELLSTFADDLGKVSLAPATGGAFRITCDGVQIWERKADGGFPEAKVLKQRVRDQIDPQRDLGHNDRTQ